The Levilactobacillus yonginensis genome window below encodes:
- a CDS encoding distal tail protein Dit — MAFNDVNTFDYAFDENGTGGFNSDKDLEVLVNHVSKPIAPTITESFQDVPGRYGGVFLGNSYGEKQIDIPITMYPTDRDDYNRILNNLSRALINTNDDADNQYPLRFNDQPEVVYYGHFTAIPTPTFLNEGVQDCTTTLTFMLADPRGFLPQRDIKITSNEQVISPAGNTAVQPVIHIIPKTDLYYFGYTLGDQYVAVGYHVDDGSTVMDANGHITSLTPHQELQVHDPCNSMSTWFQAGADTQEIKVYRGENDGKATATASSLMVAKDSKGHYNWGSTGKHKDFYGPVIIHQGIPKISNYWKVSMRFHHIKRMKNERAMGKVEGYLLDANGNVCGRMGIDDYAQGRYPRGYIQLGSSFNATKDRGKYLTLLYNEGGRKVNGKNHHDIKVHLTKTVKVKTKSKAKHKAKSARMYKATIQREAFKSRAKKKRRKKRRKKATKKVTKKKSGGKRKSTRVSKPKVRTKSKTIKTYVMETTYMNKDAYSNFFGEFSLERQKKTIGGKVYDNWVAEINEFNPKTGVAYSVNTEGKVHIHKEKLDKSGKFGFALANVAATFMKHDIKEDLVKPPVGYYSDFETLTDLKIYTSDGSDDPDDIPHVIAHAGEEIIIDSADNTVTVGGRNVDKYVSWLSTFPSIEGDVSQEMHFTPDPANADITLEYKPAIK; from the coding sequence ATGGCATTCAATGATGTTAACACTTTTGATTATGCCTTCGACGAGAATGGTACCGGTGGTTTCAACTCCGACAAAGACTTGGAAGTGTTGGTAAACCATGTCTCCAAGCCAATTGCCCCAACGATAACCGAATCCTTCCAGGACGTTCCCGGTAGATATGGGGGCGTTTTTTTAGGCAATAGTTATGGGGAAAAGCAGATAGATATTCCGATTACCATGTACCCCACTGACCGGGACGATTACAACCGGATACTGAATAATTTATCGAGAGCCCTCATTAATACCAACGATGACGCGGATAATCAGTACCCATTACGGTTCAACGACCAGCCAGAGGTAGTCTATTACGGTCACTTTACTGCCATTCCTACCCCAACATTTCTCAACGAAGGGGTACAGGACTGTACCACTACACTAACGTTCATGCTGGCTGACCCACGGGGGTTCTTGCCTCAGCGTGATATTAAGATCACCAGTAATGAACAGGTTATAAGCCCAGCCGGTAACACTGCTGTTCAACCAGTTATTCACATCATTCCCAAGACTGACTTGTACTACTTTGGTTACACTTTGGGAGACCAATATGTAGCCGTTGGCTATCATGTTGACGATGGGTCCACGGTTATGGACGCTAACGGTCATATCACTAGCTTAACGCCTCATCAAGAATTGCAGGTACACGATCCTTGCAACTCAATGAGCACATGGTTTCAAGCCGGTGCCGATACCCAAGAAATTAAGGTATATCGTGGGGAAAATGATGGTAAAGCAACGGCTACAGCCTCATCATTAATGGTTGCTAAGGATTCAAAGGGTCATTACAACTGGGGTTCTACTGGCAAACACAAAGACTTCTATGGACCTGTTATTATCCACCAAGGTATTCCGAAGATTAGTAATTACTGGAAAGTGTCCATGCGATTCCACCATATTAAGCGGATGAAAAATGAACGGGCCATGGGTAAGGTTGAAGGTTATCTGCTGGATGCTAATGGCAATGTATGTGGACGAATGGGTATTGACGATTATGCACAAGGCCGGTACCCCCGTGGTTACATTCAACTAGGGAGTTCATTTAATGCCACCAAGGATAGGGGCAAGTACCTCACCCTTCTATATAACGAGGGTGGACGCAAAGTTAATGGGAAAAATCATCATGATATAAAGGTCCATTTAACCAAGACCGTTAAGGTTAAGACTAAGTCCAAAGCTAAGCACAAAGCTAAATCAGCCAGAATGTACAAAGCCACCATTCAACGTGAAGCCTTCAAGTCCAGAGCTAAGAAAAAGAGACGTAAAAAGAGACGTAAAAAGGCAACTAAGAAGGTTACCAAGAAGAAGTCCGGCGGAAAGAGGAAGTCTACTAGGGTTTCCAAGCCAAAGGTTAGGACTAAGTCCAAAACCATTAAGACTTATGTCATGGAGACCACGTACATGAACAAGGATGCTTACTCAAACTTCTTCGGTGAGTTCTCATTGGAACGTCAAAAGAAAACCATTGGTGGCAAGGTGTATGACAACTGGGTGGCTGAGATTAACGAGTTCAATCCTAAGACTGGGGTAGCATACTCGGTTAACACTGAGGGTAAAGTTCACATTCACAAGGAGAAATTAGATAAGTCAGGCAAGTTTGGTTTTGCCTTGGCTAACGTAGCGGCAACCTTTATGAAGCACGATATCAAGGAAGACTTGGTTAAACCACCAGTTGGATATTATTCTGACTTTGAGACTTTGACTGACCTCAAAATATACACTTCTGATGGTAGCGATGACCCCGATGATATTCCCCATGTAATTGCCCACGCCGGTGAAGAAATCATCATTGATTCCGCTGATAACACGGTTACCGTTGGTGGTAGAAATGTTGATAAGTATGTGTCATGGCTATCGACTTTCCCTTCAATTGAAGGCGATGTTAGCCAAGAGATGCACTTCACGCCTGACCCAGCCAATGCAGATATAACGTTGGAGTACAAGCCAGCCATCAAATAG